In Arthrobacter sp. B3I4, the following proteins share a genomic window:
- a CDS encoding LysR substrate-binding domain-containing protein — MFEPAQLRSFLAVAETLSFTRAAERLGLAQPTVSQHVRKLEAAAKRTLIARDTREVRLTDNGDAMAGFARTILAAHDSAARYFSGSAMRGRLRFGTADDLAITGLPRILREFRQIYPQINLELTVGQSDQLYRRLNAGQLDLVFVKWVAGAKDGTVVQQDSFAWVGLEQTVLDPGHPVPLIAYPAPSLSRKLAIDALEGSGRTWRITCTTRQISGVLAAVRAGIGVAVMPASLVPEDLLVITRRFDLPPVGDVDFTLIRNPLANVEVIEALTQAIAGRTLNRSAASRN, encoded by the coding sequence ATGTTTGAGCCCGCCCAGCTCCGCTCGTTTCTGGCCGTCGCCGAAACCCTGAGCTTCACCCGGGCGGCGGAACGGCTGGGCTTGGCGCAACCGACCGTCAGCCAGCACGTGCGGAAGCTGGAGGCCGCGGCCAAGCGCACCCTCATCGCCAGGGACACCCGGGAGGTGCGCCTGACGGACAACGGGGATGCCATGGCCGGATTCGCGCGAACCATCCTCGCGGCCCATGACTCCGCCGCCCGCTACTTTTCCGGGTCGGCCATGCGCGGCCGCCTACGGTTCGGCACCGCGGATGACCTTGCCATCACCGGCCTCCCCCGGATCCTGCGCGAGTTCCGGCAGATTTACCCGCAGATCAACCTCGAATTGACGGTGGGGCAGAGCGACCAGCTCTACAGACGGCTTAACGCGGGCCAACTGGATCTGGTCTTCGTGAAGTGGGTCGCCGGCGCCAAGGATGGAACGGTGGTGCAGCAGGACTCTTTCGCCTGGGTGGGGCTTGAACAGACCGTGCTGGACCCGGGGCACCCGGTACCGCTGATCGCCTACCCGGCGCCGAGCCTGAGCCGGAAACTGGCGATCGACGCCCTTGAGGGTAGCGGCCGTACCTGGCGCATCACCTGCACCACGCGGCAGATCAGCGGTGTGCTGGCCGCCGTGCGGGCAGGCATCGGCGTCGCAGTGATGCCGGCTTCACTGGTCCCGGAGGACTTGTTGGTCATCACCCGGCGCTTTGATTTGCCGCCGGTCGGCGACGTTGACTTCACTTTGATCCGGAATCCGCTGGCCAATGTCGAGGTGATCGAGGCCCTCACTCAGGCAATTGCGGGCCGGACCCTGAACCGTTCCGCGGCAAGCCGCAACTGA